A window of Gemmatimonadota bacterium genomic DNA:
CAGAGCGCGGACTCGGACACGGCGGACGAGCTGACGGAGGGACTCGAACCCCCAACCTGCCGCTTACAAGGCGGCTGCTCTACCAGTTGAGCTACGTCAGCGGTAACAGAGCTTTTTAGTCTAGTTTATGCCTGGAGAAGTGTCAATCACGCTTCCAGCGTGTTCCGGAAGGTCCGTCTTCGAGGACGATCCCTTTCCCCGCAAGTTCATCGCGGATCGCATCCGCGGCCGCCCAATTCCGCTCATCGCGTGCCCGGGCCCGAGCCTGAATCCGGTCTTCGACCCAGATTCGGAGCGAATCGTCCACTTTTCGGTCCTTCCGTCCCACCTCGAGGAGCCCCAACACCTCGTCGAGCGAGGCGAGGACGCCGAGAGCCCGCGACTTCTCACTAGGTCGGATGGCGGGCGACCCATCCAGCAGGGCGTTCACCTTGTTCAGGAAGACAAAAAGCGCCGCCATCGCCCCGGAGACGTTCAGGTCGTCGTCCATGGCGCGGGCGAAGGCCGCGACCGCCTCGTCCGCCAGAGTCGCGAGATCTCCGGCGTCCGCACCCTCGTCCGTCGAGTGGGCGCCGAGGCGGGCTTCGAAGTCGAGGAGCCGGCTCACCGCACGAGCGGAGGCGTCGAGCCCCTCCCGCGTGAAGTTCAGGTCGCTCCGGTACTGCGCGGAGAGGAGCTGGTGCCGAATCGCGGCGGGAGACGTCCCGCCCTCGAGGAGCTCGCGGACCGTGATGAAGTTTCCGAGGGACTTGGACATCTTTCGCCCCTCCACGGTCAGGTGCTTCACGTGGAGCCAGGTCCGGACGAAGGGTTTCCCGGTCGCCCCCTCCGATTGGGCGATTTCGTCTTCGTGGTGCGGAAACACCAGGTCTTCTCCACCCAGGTGGAGATCGAGGGTCGGGCCGATTTCCGCGAGCGCCATCGCGGAGCACTCGAGGTGCCACCCCGGCCTCCCGCGCCCCCACGGCGCGTCCCAGGCGGCCCCGACCTCTTCGTCCCCAGGTTTTACGGCCTTCCAGAGGGCGAAGTCCCGCGCGTCCTCCTTCCCGTATTCATCCTGGGCGACCCGCTCGCCGATCCGCCCTTCATCGAGGTCCTTTCCCGACAGCTTTCCGTATTCCGGGAAGGCGGAGATGTCGAAAAAAACCGACCCCTCCTCGGTCGGATACGCCAACCCGCGATCCAGGAGGGTCTGGACCAGGTGGATCATCTGAGGGATGTAATCGGTGGCGCGGGGATAGGCGTCGAATCGGCGCACCCCGAGGAGGTCGGATTCCTCGAGGACCGACTTCAGGTGCGGCGCCGTGTAGTCGTGCAGCGACTTCCCCGCGAGCGCCGCCGCCTTGATCGTCTTGTCGTCCACGTCCGTGAAGTTCATGACGAACCGCACGTCCAGCCCCTTCCACTCGAGGTACCGGTGGACGATGTCGTAGAAGAGAAAGCTGCGAAAATTGCCTACGTGCGCCGGACCATAGACGGTTGGGCCGCATCCGTAGATCCCCACCTTTCGGACCTCGAGGGGTTCGAAAGGATCGAGGGAACGCGTGAGCGTGTTGTAGAGGCGAAGCGTCATCGAGTCGGCGGAAGAAGCCTCCGGGATCACCGGAGGAGTCGTACCTCGTCCACCTGCCACTCCCCGGAGTCTCTGAGGAAGCCGACGAAGAGAGTGCGTTGGATGTCCTGCGAGGTTCCGGCGACCCGCCCCGACCAGAGGACTTCGGCGTACCCTCCGAACGGGGAGCCATCCACCGGCGCCGCGCGGCTCACGACCGCGATCCCTCCGTCGTAGCCCCGCAAGAATTCTCGAAGGGACGCGACCGCCTGTCGCGCCGAGAGCCCGACGTGGCCCGCGTTTCCGAGGTGAAGCCGGATTCCGCTGGGCGCGAGGAGGGAGGTGAGGGCGTCCCCGGACGGATCGGCGAGCGCGCGCGCGAATGCGATCGAAGCCGCCTCGAGGGGGCTTCCCGGAACGCGGATCGTATCGGCGACAACCGGTGCGAGCTCCATGCCCCGGAGCGCGGCGGGGACAAGAAAGACGATCGCGGTCAGGGACAACGCGGCGCGCAACAGGATGGCCCTCCTCGATCTGTGTGTCATCACTCGCTTCGCCCGCCCCGTTCCATCGCTGCGCGGACCGCTTCCGCCGCCACCGCCGGATCCGAGGCCTTCGTGACCGTCCGGCCGACCACGAGATAGGTCGCGCCCGCGCTCACCGCCTCGGCGGGGGTCGCGGTCCGTGCCTGGTCCCCGGGATCCTCGCCGGGGAGCCGGACTCCCGGTACCACGATCAGGACCTCCGGCCCCAGCCGGTCGCGAATTCGTCGTGCCTCTCCCGCCGCGGCCACGATCCCGTGCGCTCCGTACCCGACGGCCGATATGGCCAGCCGCTCCACTTCTTCTTCGGCGACCGCGGAAGGGCGCCCCCAAGCCTCGGCGAGCTCCACCGACGAGTGGGAGGTGAGAACCGTAACACCGAGGAGCCGCGTGGGCGACCCTTCGACTGCTCCGCGCGCCGCCGCCACCATCCGGGGGCCGCCGACGGCATGCACCGTGAGAAGGTCGGCGCCCAGCTCGGCCGCCGCACGCGCCGCGCCGGCGACCGTATTCGGGATGTCGTGGAGCTTCAGGTCGAGGAATACCCGGTGCCCCCTCGCCTGGAGCTCGCGTACGATCGCCGGCCCTTCACGCGTGAACAACTCCAACCCGACCTTGAAAAACCCCGGGCGCCCACCGAGCCGGTCCACGAGTTCTAGGGCACTCCCCCCGGAAGGGAAGTCGAGCGCGACGATCACCTCAGCCCCGGGCATGCCCCACCTGCTCGAGGGATGCATCAGGACCCTCGTCCCGGCTCCGGGAAGAGGGCGTCGGTTCGCTCCCCACCTCCCCGGCGCCGACCAGTTCCGCGACGGATCGGATCCCGTGCGAAACTCCGTACCTTTGTAACTCTTCTGCTACCCTTCCGGCTGCCCGCGGATCCCAAAATGACGCCGTTCCGACCTGCACGAGAGACGCCCCGGCGAGGAGGTATTGGAGCGCGTCTTCCCCGCTCGCCACGCCGCCGGCGCCCACGAGGGGGAGCCGGGTGAGACGCGACGCGCTCCAGACCGCGTGCACCCCGATGGGGAGGAGGGCCGGGCCACTCATCCCTCCCGATCCGGCCCCGAGGACCGGCCTGCGGGTCTCCGGATCGAAGGCCAGGGCCGGAAGGGTGTTGACGAGAGTGAGCCCATCCGCGCCCTCGGACTCCGCCGCCTGGATCACCGGTTCGAGTACGGGAGCGTTCGGAGCGAGCTTCACGAGGAGGGGACGCGGCGTGACCGAACGAACTCTTCCCACCACCTGTTGGATCGCATCCGGGTCGAGGGCGAAAGGAAAGGCCCCCTGTTTCGCGTCGTTAGGGCAGGAAAGGTTCAGCTCGAAGCCCACGAAGCCGGTCCCTCCCTCGAGAATCTCCACGGTGCGGACATATTGGTCCAGCGTATTTCCGGCAACGCTCAAAAAAACGGGGAGCTCCGCAAGATGGTCCCGAATCCAGGGGAGCTTCTCCCGGAGGACGGCAAAAGCGCCAGGATTCGCCAGCCCGACCGAATTCAGCATCCCCGCGCGGAACTCGGCCACTCGCGGCGCGGGATTCCCTACGCGGGGCTCGAGGGTTACGGACTTCGTGACGAGTCCACCGACGCGATCGAGGTCCACGACCTCGGCGACCTCCTCGCCAAACCCACAGGTCCCCGCGGCGAGGAGAATCGGGTTCCCGAACCGGATCCCGAAGCGCTCGACCGTCTGATCCATTCTTACTGGCCGGGGGGATAACTTTCGAAGAAACGCCGGATGGCCCTCGCCATCGCTCGCGCGGTATCGCGGTGAAACTCGGCGTGGGAAAGGAGACGTTCTTCCTCGGGATTCGTGATGAACCCCAACTCCACCAGGACCGATGGCATCATCGAGTTCGTGATCACGGCGAACGGCCCCTGCTTGACTCCGCGGTCGGGACCCGGGTGAAAGGCCCCCAGCTCCCTCTGAACCTGATCGGCCAGCGCTGCGGACCAGTGCTGGTGGTCGAAGGTTCGAAGGTCGCGTAGGATGGCCCCGAGGAGGGGATCTCCCGCGGTCGCGCCCCCCGGCGACGCGCCCGCCGCGAGCGGGGCATTCTCCAGCGCTGCGACACGTCGTTCGTGCTCGTCCCTCGCCTCGGAGAGGAAATACGTCTCGAATCCGCGGACTCCGGTTCGGTCCGGAAGCGCGTTGGCGTGAATCGAGATGAAGACACCCGGGCGGTCCCCCTTCCACCCCGTCGCCGACTCCCCCCGGCTCCAGATGGGGATCGCAACGTCTCGGTCCCGAGTGAGGCGCACCTCGATTCCGGGATCATTCGCGAGCTCCCGCGCGAGGGCCATCGCCATGGCCAGCGCCACGTCCTTTTCGCGAGTCCCGCGACCGCCGATCGCGCCGGGGTCCTCTCCTCCATGCCCGGGATCGATCACGACGATCCGGGGAGCGCGGGCCTCCGCCGGGGTCGTCGCGGGGGGGAGGGGAGAGGGGGAGCCGGGAACCGGATTCCTCACGGTCGCCTCCGACGCGTCGCCCGCCCCCTCGACCTGCAGGACGAAGCGCTCCGAATCGAAGCGGTATGCGCGGGGGAGGAGCCCGGGGAAGAGATCCACGAGGAGCTGAACCGGGAGATAGAGGCTCTCCCCGAACCAGTAAGGGGCGTGCGCCGTCTGGAGGAGCCCCTCGTCCCAGAGGAAAAAAGGCGAGCCGGGCGTGAATCGAAGGGTGAGGCCGGACCGGTGCCGCAGCACGACGTCTTCTCCGTCGGGCCGGATCGAGGCGCCCCAGCCGAGAGGGCCCAGTGCCGAGGCGTCGAAGGCTGGATACCCGCGATGGCTCGCGATCTGGATCGCGCTTCCGGGGCCGTGCGGGAGGCTGACTCCGAGGCTTCTTCCTCCCTGGCCGGCCAGGGATGCGGGGAGGAGTGTGAAGAGGGCGGCGGACAGGAGGAAGGGGCGGCGGATCGTTACTGGGGTCTTCATGCGGCAGTGCATTCCGTTCACTCCCGGCGCATCGCGCGTTGGGCCTCCCTCTCCTGCGTGCGGCGCTTCAGCTTCTCTCGCTTGTCGTGGAGCTGCTTCCCTCGGGCCAGCGCGAGGGTCGTTCGTGCGTACCCGTTTCGGAAGTAGATGTCGAGCGGGACGAGGGTCAATCCCTTTTCCTCCACCTTCCCGATCAGCTTTCGGATCTCGTGGCTGTGCAGGAGGAGCTTCCTCGGCCGCTCGGGATCCTGGTTCCAGCGGTTCGCCGGATCGTAGGGTGAGATGTGGAGCGAGTGGAGCCAGATCTCTCCCCCTTCGACACGTGCGTGGGCGTCCTTGAAGGAGACCTTTCCTTCCCTGAGCGACTTCACCTCGGGCCCAGCGAGGACCAGCCCCGCCTCCCACGTGTCGAGGATGTGATACTCGTGGCGAGCCTTCCGGTTCGTCGCGACGATCCGGCGCCCTCCACGCTCCTCGTTCATCCCGCCTCCACCGCGGTGCTCGCCACCGTGCCTCCGAGGCGCGGGGCTAGTGTCCCGTCCTAGAAGATGAGGACCGGCGTTCCCACCCCGACGCGGTGGTACAACTCGCGGGCGGCCTCGTTCGTCAGCCGGATGCAACCGTGCGAGACGCGCCTGTCATCGGGGTTGATGAAGTCGATGAGGAGCTGGGGCCGGTCGGTGCCATGGATCGCGATGCCGTCGCCGAGAAAAAGCGCCGAGGTCCCGAGGGTGTTGGGGGACCGGTAGCGGTCCTCGGGCGCGGGGATTGCACGGCCCTGTTCCACGTACCACCAATCCGGCGCGATCCACTCGGGGTCTTTTTCCTTGCGGAGAACGTGGAAGAGCCCGACCGGAGTCGTGAAGGTCCACTCCCGGCCCTGTCCCTCGAGCTGATACCCGGTTCCGGTCCCGGCGCGAGCGGACCAGACGACCTCGGTCCCCTCCATGACGAGCACCCGGTTTTCGGCGATGTGGACCACGATGTAGGGCCCGTCCGTTTGGACGAGCGGACGATCGAGGGAGAGGTTTCGTTCGAGGGTCTGCTCGGCGAGGACGACCCCTTCGCCGCCATTGAGGAAGCCCGTGGTCTTCCCATTCCCCCCGAAGGGCGCGAGTCCGTCCTGGCCGGCGGCGCCGGCCGGAAGGAGGAGGGAAGAAGCAAGGAGCGAAAATACTGCCAGAATGGCAGCGACCGTCCCGGGGCCACCGCCCTCCTGCGTCTTTTCGCGGGCGTCCTGAATCGCGTCCATTCGCTTGACCCTCCGCTTCTCGTACACACGGGCCACCTGGCCCCCCAGGATGAAGACCGCGGCGCTGTAGTAAATCCAGAGAAAAAGGATCGCTACGACCGCGAGGCTCCCGTAGGCGCTCGAGTAATTCGCCACCGAAGTGGCGTACCAGGCGAACACCCCCTTCATGACCTCGAAAACAACTGTAGCAAATGTCGCGCCAACGGTGGCGGTGCGAAAGGGGATAAGGCGCGCCGGGACATACCGATAGAGGAGAAAAAACAGAATCCAGGCCGCGGAGAAGGAGATCACGTGCCCCGCCGTGGCCTGCAGGAGCTCCGCGACCCGGCTCGCGAGGCCGAGCCCGGCCCCGACGTCGCCGAGCGCCCGGGATGCCACCGTCACACCCACGTTCAGAACGAGGAGGAAACCGCCCACCACCACGACATAAATGTCGAAGAGTTTTCCCACGAGGATCCCCCGGTCCTTCTCCACATGGAAAACCTGCCGGAGGACGACCCGAAGGGTCGAGACGAGGCGGGTCGAGATCCAAAGGAGGAAAAGAGCCGCGAGGATCGTGAAGCCGGTGCGCTCCTCCATCAGCCCCCCGAGAAGGCCACGGACCGCCTGGGTGAGCTCGATGTCTCCCTCGACCGCCGGAAAATACGAGAGAACGACCTCGATCAGCTCCGGGGAGGCACCGCCGAATCGGGCGGTCAGGACGAATCCCAAAAGCCCCGCGACGAGAAGGAGGAGGGGAACCCCGGCGAGCAGGACGTTGAAGGTGATCGCGCCGGCCAGGAAGAAAAAGTCGCTCCGGCTGACAATGGTCCAGAGCTCGGCCAGGAAGCCGAGCGGTCCGGGGCGTTCGCGGAGCGGGGGACGCGCGGGCTCCGCGGAGGAATCCCGCCGCCTAAAGGGGTTGATCACGAATCGGGCGGCCCCCGTGCGGCGCCCTCGCGTAAATCAGGACTCCTCTCCCTCCTTCGCCGCCGCCCGGGCTGCATCCACCCCCGCGCGGTAAGCCGCCTTCGAGCGCTCGATCCGGTCCTCCAGCTCGCCCCGGGCCTCGCGCGCAGTCTCTTTTCCCGACTCCACGGCGGTGCGGAATTGGTCCACGCGGTCCATCACCTCCGTACGAGTCTGGTCCAGCTTGTCCTCGAGTTGGCGCTGCATCTCGCGGACGCGCTCCTCCGCGGCGTCGCGGAACTTCAGCGCCTTCTCCTTGATCTCCCGCTGCGTCTCTTCACCCGACTTGGGGGCGAACAGGAGTGCGATCCCCGCGCCGAGGAGCGCCCCGAAAATGAACGCTCCGACCCCGCCGCTCTCCCGCTCCACCACGATGTAGGGCACCTCGTCACGATCCCGCATTTCCCTCCTCCTCTTCGCCTTCGATCCGTGTTCGGGCTCGATCCCGCGGACTGGGCTCAAGTTAGGGTTCGCTCCCGGGCGGTGACAGTGGGTAACCCTCCCGCCCGAGCATTCCGTAGGTCAGAACCTTTCCGAGTTCGACCCCAGGCTGGTCGAAGGGATCCACTCCGTATAACTCACCGGCGTACGCCGTGGCGATCTGGAAGAGCATGATGAGGCCCCCCAACCCACGCGCGTCCAGGCGTTGGACCGAGATGGCCAGCGAGGGCCGACCGGCACGGCGGAGAGCCTCGGCGGTGGCCTGCCTCTCGGTCTCGAGGAGCTCGTCGAGGGTGTGTCCGCCCAGGTAGGAAAAGGCGCCGACCTCCGGGTGGCTCCTCGGGATCTCCACCGGGGAGTCCCGCTCCTCGACCCGGAGAAAGCAGACGACCTTGTCCTGCGGGCCCTCCATGAGGAGCTGGAGAAGGGAATGCTGGTCCACGGCGCCGAGCGCCGCGACCGGCGTCGGTCCCACATGCACGGGATTCCCCTTCCGGTCCCGTGCCTTTCCGAGCGACTCCGCCCAGAGCTGCTGGAACCAGAGCCCGAGGGTCCGAAGCCGGTCGCCATAGGGCATGAAGACGTGAATGCTCCGCCCGGACTCCGCGTGGGCCGCATGGAGGAGTGTGGCGAAGAGGCCGGCCGGATTTTCTTCCAGCACGTTCGTGCGGCAGCGCTCGTCCATGGCCGCTGCTCCGGCGAGGAGCTCGGCGAGGTCCACCCCGACCACCCCCGCGGGAAGAAGACCGACCGCGGAGAGGACGGAGAAACGTCCACCGACATTGGCCGGGACCTCGAGCGCGGGGATCCCCCGCTCTCCCGCGAGCTTCCGCAGCGCCCCGGAAACGGGGTCGGTCGTAAAGAGGAGGTGGCCCGGGAGCGTCGCCTCGTCGAGGACCGCGCGGAGCGCTTCCTCGACCACGAGATACTGCGCCATCGTTTCCGCGGTGGATCCCGACTTGCTCACGACGTTGAAGAGCGTCTTCCGGAGGTCGAGCCGCCCCAGGAGTGCCTTCGTCGTGCCTGGATCCACGTTTTCCAGGAAATAGAGCCTGGGAAAGTGCTCCCTCTCCTCTGGAGAGAGCTCGTTCCAGTAGGGTTTCAGGAGGGCGTCCGCGATCGCTCGGGCCCCGAGGCTCGAGCCCCCGATTCCCACAACCACGAGCGCCTCGAACCACTGTCCGAAGGAGTCCGCGACTTCCCGGACCCCTTCCATCGCCTCCTGCGCGTAGGGGAGGGCGAAGAAGCCGGCCTCACCGGACTCCCTTCGCGCTTCGGCTTCCGCGTGGGCCGCGCGGAAGCGATCCGCGAGGTCCCCGGTCAATCTTCGCGCCTCGATGCCGGGACTGCCGAGCCTGGAATCGAGGAGGTTCGATGGATCGAGTGTGATCCTGGTCACGTCGGCGTTTCTCCGCTGTCGCTCGCACCCCGAAGCTCCACGGGCCCGGGGCTCTCCTTTTCCTCCACGCGCACGGTCAGCCCATCGTACGCGGGAGCGATTCCCGCGGGAAGGCGCTCCGCCAGCGCGGTGTGGGACACGCGGTGGGTGAAATGCGTGAAAAACGTTCGTTCGGCTCCAATGAGTCGCGCGGCTTCCACCGCTTCCTCCACGTTGAAGTGGGTCGGGTGGGGATCCCCCCACCAGAGGGCGTTGAGCACGAGGACCCGTACGCCCTCGAGAAGGGCCATCGCCTCGCTGGGAAGCCGCTTCGCGTCCGTGACGTAGCCGAGATCTCCCACTCGGAAGCCCATGACGCGCATCGGCCCGTGCGGCACCTCGATCGGGACGAAGTTCTCTCCGGCGACGGGGGTGAATTCTCCCGCCCGGACCGCGTGCATCTCCAGGTGGGGCTTCGAAGAACCGGGCCCGGGTCGCACCGAAGGGTCGAAGATGTAGTCGAAGCGCCGTACGATCGTAGCGCACGCCTCTTCGGAGGCGTAGGCGGGGAGGCTCCGCCGGGTCCTCATCGAAAAGATGCGGAGGTCGTCGACCCCGTGGAGGTGATCCGCATGCACGTGCGTGAACCAGACCGCGTCCACCCGCGTCACGCCCTCCCGCAGGAGTTGCAGCCGAAGCTCGGGCGGCGTGTCCACGAGAATCGTTTTCCCGTCCTCCCAGGAGAGGAGCGCCCCATGGCGAAGGCGCCGGTCCTTCGGGTCGAGGGAAGTGCAGACGGCGCATCCGCAACCGAGAACGGGAACGCCGAACGAGGTCCCGGTGCCGAGGAAGGTGAGCTTCATCGGCGAGGCGCCGAAGCCGGAAAGCCGGGGCTCAGCGGGGCGCGAGGCATCGTCACGGCGTGGCCCATCAGAGATGCTCGACCCTCAGGGTGTTCGTCGAGCCCGACTGATGGAAGGGGAAGCCCGCCGTGACGACGACCGTGTCGCCGGGAACGCCGAGTCCCGAGGCAACGATCGCGCGACTCCCGAAATCCCGCAGCGCCTCGTAGCTGACTTCGGATTCGCTTGCGAGGAGGGGGATGACCCCCCAGACGGGCGCGAGCTGCCGGTAGGTGAGCGGGTCCGTGGTGACCGCGAAGATGGGAACCGGCGGGCGGTGCGAGGCCACGAGCCGCGCCGAAAAACCACTCCGGGTGATCACGAGCACGGCCGGCGCGTCGAGGGTCTTCAGGGCGTTCACCGTGGCGGACGCGACGGCGTGTTCCCGTCGGGTGGCCCCGGTCCGCCCGTCCGGTCCGGGGCTCGCCACGTAACGCGGCCCCGCCTCGAGCACGCCGCTCGCCTCGATCTCCCGGATGATTCGCACGAGGGCGTCGAGTGCGAGAAGCGGGTAGCGCCCGACCGCCGTCTCTCCGGAGAGCATCACCGCATCCGTGCCATCGAGGACCGCGTTCGCCACGTCGGAAGCCTCCGCCCGCGTGGGCCTCGGGTGCTCGATCATGGACTCGAGCATCTGTGTTGCCGTGATCACCGGCCGGGCGTGAAAGTTCGACTTCTGGATGAGTCGCTTCTGGGCCAGCGGCACCTCCTCGAAGGGAAGCTCCACGCCGAGGTCCCCGCGTGCGACCATGACGAGGTCGCCCGCCTCCAGGATCTCGTCCAGGTGTTCGAGGGCGCAGGCGAGCTCGATCTTCGCAACCGTGAGGGCCTGCCCCCCGATCCTCGCTTTCAGGTTCCGGACGTCCCATCCGGCCCGGACGAAAGAAAGCCCCACGCATTCGACCCCCTCCTCCAGGACAAAAGCGAGGTCGCCCAGGTCCTTTTCGGTCAGGGACGGCGCGGAGGCCGCGCCCGAGGGAATGCTGATCCCCTTGTGGCTCCCCAGGACTCCGCCACGCACGACGCGGAGGTGGACGCGGTCTCCGTCAACGCCCTCCGCCCTCAACTCGAGGAGCCCGTCGTCGAGGAGCACCCGGTCGCCCGCTTTCAGGTCGCGCGCCAGGTGCGAGTAGGTGGTGGGAAGCTCTCCCGGCCCGACATCCCCTTCCGGAGCCAGGACGACTTCGTCGTCGGGCTCGAGCTCGACGGGGAGGTCGAGGCGGCCGATGCGAATCTTCGGGCCCTGGAGGTCGGCCAGGATCGCCACGGGGCGTCCCTCGGCCGCCGCGGCCTCTTTGACCCGGCGGATCACCCGCGCGTGGGTGTCGCGGTCCCCGTGGGAGAGGTTGACCCGCGCCACGTCCATCCCTCCTTGAACCAGCTCCCGAATCGTCCCCGCGGCCGCCGTCGCGGGGCCGATCGTGCAGACGATCTTGGTGCGGCGCATGGAAGCAAGGCCCCGTGGGGAGAAAGACGAGAAGGCGTTTCCGAAGTTGGTCGGGGGCCCGAGGGAGGGCAAGGCGCGTTCCCCGACCTTGCATGGGGGCTCCAACCCGCCTCCGGGTCCTCATGGCGCGCCTGGCAGGGCCCACCCTGCGGGGGCTTCATGCGACGGAACTTTGGGACTGGAAAGCGTGTATCCACAAGCACTTCAGTGTGATATTGCGTGCGGGCGGAGGAGGGGGAGCCCCATGGACATCCAGGTTGTTGATGACGCCGGGGGCCTCGACTCAGTGGGGTCAGCGCTCGCCGGGGCGAGCCGCGTGGCGCTCGATTGCGAAGCGGCCGGCTACCACCGGTACTCGGATCGCCTCTGCCTCCTCCAGCTGACGGTCGGACCCAAGACCTTTCTCCTGGACCCGCTCGCGGTGAACCCCGAGCCGGTCGTTGGGCCCCTCCTGCGCGATCCGGCCATCGAGGTCGTCATGCATGGAGCGGATTACGACATCCGCCTGCTGGAGCGCGACCTCGGGATCGCGCTCCGGGGGCTCATCGACACGCAGATCGCCGCCGCGCTCATCGGCTCCGAAACCGTAGGCCTCTCTTCGCTCCTGGAAAACAGATTCGGGATTCGCCTTTCGAAAAAGTACCAGAAGGCGGACTGGGCCCAGCGCCCTCTTCCGGACGCGATGCGCGAGTATGCCGCGCACGACACCTCGCACCTCCACGAGCTCGCAGAAGGACTTCTGGCCGAGCTGGACGCGCTCGATCGCGTCGAGTGGGCCCGCGAAGAGTGCCGGGAGCTGGAAAAGGTGAGATTCGAGCCGAACGGGCATCAGGACCCGGTGACGCGGGTGAAGCTCGCGCGCGGGCTAGGCGCCCGCGAAGTGGATCGCCTGCGGGAGGCGCTCGAGTGGCGGGACGAGGTCGCTCGCGAGTGGGACCGTGCTCTATTTCGCGTGGTCGGGGACGGCGCCC
This region includes:
- the pyk gene encoding pyruvate kinase, with the translated sequence MRRTKIVCTIGPATAAAGTIRELVQGGMDVARVNLSHGDRDTHARVIRRVKEAAAAEGRPVAILADLQGPKIRIGRLDLPVELEPDDEVVLAPEGDVGPGELPTTYSHLARDLKAGDRVLLDDGLLELRAEGVDGDRVHLRVVRGGVLGSHKGISIPSGAASAPSLTEKDLGDLAFVLEEGVECVGLSFVRAGWDVRNLKARIGGQALTVAKIELACALEHLDEILEAGDLVMVARGDLGVELPFEEVPLAQKRLIQKSNFHARPVITATQMLESMIEHPRPTRAEASDVANAVLDGTDAVMLSGETAVGRYPLLALDALVRIIREIEASGVLEAGPRYVASPGPDGRTGATRREHAVASATVNALKTLDAPAVLVITRSGFSARLVASHRPPVPIFAVTTDPLTYRQLAPVWGVIPLLASESEVSYEALRDFGSRAIVASGLGVPGDTVVVTAGFPFHQSGSTNTLRVEHL
- a CDS encoding HRDC domain-containing protein; protein product: MDIQVVDDAGGLDSVGSALAGASRVALDCEAAGYHRYSDRLCLLQLTVGPKTFLLDPLAVNPEPVVGPLLRDPAIEVVMHGADYDIRLLERDLGIALRGLIDTQIAAALIGSETVGLSSLLENRFGIRLSKKYQKADWAQRPLPDAMREYAAHDTSHLHELAEGLLAELDALDRVEWAREECRELEKVRFEPNGHQDPVTRVKLARGLGAREVDRLREALEWRDEVAREWDRALFRVVGDGALVEAVRLAPQSVRELESVPGMNRNLARSRGGELLRRFTAVDSLAESELRGYPRTPRTRNGNGRPTPEVEERLARLKEIRNAHAEILGIARGTLLPNGILQLLAESPPANLDELAAVEGMRKWQAALLGKFLLDVL